One window from the genome of Plasmodium cynomolgi strain B DNA, scaffold: 0832, whole genome shotgun sequence encodes:
- a CDS encoding hypothetical protein (putative), which produces NNRNKFSLNISFIDQCIAIHNKDRTTYLLECMGMYMKEGRVCFNMSSRRVDGGMAHPEDAPRCAMLDNRQDCVDHFLKTYQDRLEDYVYILYDEKSFNRERCYSKFDVPAMVCFGPRDGAGVKR; this is translated from the coding sequence AACAACAGgaacaaattttctttaaatatcAGCTTCATAGACCAGTGTATAGCAATACATAATAAGGACAGGACTACATACCTGTTGGAATGCATGGGCATGTACATGAAGGAAGGTCGAGTTTGTTTTAACATGTCCAGTAGGAGAGTGGACGGAGGGATGGCTCATCCTGAGGACGCCCCGAGGTGTGCTATGCTAGACAACAGGCAGGACTGTGTAGATCACTTTTTGAAAACGTATCAAGACAGGCTAGAGGACTACGTGTATATCCTTTATGATGAAAAGAGCTTTAACCGGGAGAGATGCTACAGCAAGTTCGACGTGCCGGCCATGGTGTGCTTCGGGCCGCGCGACGGTGCaggggtgaagcgg